The following proteins are encoded in a genomic region of Aminivibrio pyruvatiphilus:
- a CDS encoding LpxI family protein, whose product MKNMPGPAALIAGNGALPEETARQMAGSGMDVTVYSFPGGAEDRFPFLPEDRVLSLLSLPGGDGKLSLQALLADLRSRGIRSVCMAGLIPKTMMYGAAADSSLLGMLSSDGNDDHSLLGRIVGAFESFGLQVLPYAGFVGESLATEGFIAGREPSGKEREDVNCGKRILSVTLPLSFGQSVVVARGAVVAVEAMEGTDEMIRRAGALLSGAPGVVVKMMRPDQDMRFDLPTVGTGTLRAMAAAGLTCLAVEAGRTIILDRPEFASRAESLSIAVEGIIP is encoded by the coding sequence ATGAAAAACATGCCAGGTCCCGCCGCTCTCATCGCCGGAAATGGAGCCCTTCCGGAGGAAACCGCCCGGCAGATGGCCGGATCGGGGATGGACGTCACCGTCTATTCCTTTCCGGGCGGAGCGGAGGACCGGTTCCCCTTCCTTCCGGAGGACCGGGTGCTTTCTCTCCTCTCCCTTCCCGGAGGGGACGGGAAGCTGAGCCTTCAGGCCCTCCTTGCCGACCTCAGGAGCAGGGGTATACGGTCCGTCTGCATGGCGGGGCTCATCCCCAAGACGATGATGTACGGTGCCGCCGCTGACTCTTCTCTGCTCGGCATGCTCTCTTCGGACGGGAACGATGATCACAGCCTCCTGGGCCGCATCGTGGGTGCCTTTGAGAGCTTCGGCCTCCAGGTTCTCCCCTATGCGGGATTCGTAGGTGAAAGCCTGGCCACGGAAGGTTTTATTGCGGGCCGGGAACCGTCAGGGAAGGAGCGGGAGGACGTGAACTGCGGAAAGCGGATTCTGTCCGTCACCCTTCCCCTCTCCTTCGGCCAGTCCGTGGTGGTGGCCCGGGGCGCGGTGGTCGCCGTGGAAGCCATGGAAGGCACCGACGAAATGATCCGGCGGGCGGGCGCTCTTCTTTCGGGAGCGCCCGGCGTGGTGGTGAAGATGATGCGCCCCGACCAGGACATGCGGTTCGATCTCCCCACCGTGGGGACGGGAACCCTCCGGGCCATGGCGGCAGCAGGACTGACCTGCCTTGCCGTGGAGGCCGGGCGGACCATCATCCTGGACCGCCCTGAATTCGCTTCCCGGGCTGAGAGCCTGTCCATCGCCGTGGAGGGCATCATTCCGT